The DNA segment TGATTTATAGTTTTGTCTGAGCCCCTTTTTGCATATTTAATTATTTTTTCGGGCTCTGTTATTTTATATTCTAACCTTCTGCTACTCGAGGCAGTTCGATCATCACTCGGTTTTTTCCTTCATCTTTTGCTTTGTACAGACCAGTGTCGGCTGATTTGAAGAGACACTCCGATGAACGAGAGAGTGACTTGCTCTTATCCCAATGAGAGACTCCACAGGATATGGTAACCGCAGGACTTGTTTGAAGGGCGACTGCTTTAACAATTCGTTTGGCAATCTCTGTTCCGACACGAAGATCCACTTTAGGTAGATATATCGCCAATTCCTCCCCACCCCACCTTGCAGCAACGTCTGTTTCGCGGATATTTGCTTGAATGATACTTGCCACCTGCTTTAAGATTTCATCTCCGATTTGGTGTCCAAATGAGTCATTAATTTGCTTAAAGTCATCAATATCAATGAGTAAAAATGTTCCCTTCTCATGTTCTAAAAGAGATTCCTCCATCGATTCTTCTAAATAATTTCTAGAGTGCAGATTTGTTAAATGGTCCGTAATGACCAGCTTCTCTAGTTCCTCATGTAAAAGCGTGTTCGTAAAAGCTAATGTTGAATGATGTACTAACGATTGAAGTAATTTAAAACTCTCAAAGGTAAAGTGATAAGATTCCTGATGAAATGCAAATACAGCACCGTGTAAAGCATCCTTATGTACCATCGGAATCGCAAGCAATGATGAAAATGGCCCGCTCTTGATATCTTGGTGTAACCCAGTATCTCCAATATAAATAGGGTCTTTTTTTTGTACTAACTGCTCTATAATTGAATGAAGATCCAATTCATGTTGATTCGATTGTAGATAAGGCGTTCCACTTTGGTGAATCACAGATTGTTCTGTTCGATCAAACAAAAGAAACCCGACTTCCTCTGCGCCAAAAGCATCTTTAATCTGGTGTGTCATATTCTCCGTTAAATCATTTAAATTTAACGTACTATTAATTTGGTGAGTTGCACGATTAATTAGTTTTAAATCATGTATAAGATCTCTGGATTGTTGATAAAGCTCTGCATTTTCCAACGCATTTCCACCTGTATCAGCCAAAATCTCAATAAAAGAGATCTCTGTCTCAGGTAAAGGCACCAATGAGGTGGCATGAATTTCTAGCACGCCATAAATTCCTTGTTTGCCACGTAATGGCATATACAAGTCAAGAATCTGTTGGGTATGGTTTCGTTCTACCTGATTCGCTCCAGTAAGATAGGCCTGCTCAGCTTTTAAATGCATACCTTCTGATCCGTAGATGAATGGTTTAATCGGTAGCTCTTCTTGAACCTCCCACTCGTGAGAAAGCATTAAATAGACGTCAAATGTAGGATAGGTCTGCTTAATTGCATACACAATCTTTGCAAGCACTTCACTTATATCCATGGTTGAGTGGACTTTCTTTGTTACCTCTAAAAGCAAATCTTTCTTTTTCGCTTCCCTTTCATTGTGTTCCGCTTGATAACCTTTTTCTAAAAGTGGTTGCAGCCACAGGGCCATATTCTGAAAAGTAGCGACCCACTCTTGGCGAAGCTTTGGTATCTCAGAGATCAAACAGCCGGCACACTGCCCCTCGAAAATAATCGGAAGCACCATATAACGACAATGGTCATCTGAGTCCACCATCATACAAGTTGCATGTCCTTTTGCTAACAACTGGTTTTGGATGGTTTGCTTGGCCTCCCTCAAAACCTCAAAAGAAAAAGCGTTTTCACCTCTTGCGTGTTTTAACTGATCTTCCGTCCACTCAAATAGTGTACATTCAAAGGGGAGCAAGCTCTTACCTTGTTCGTTAAACAATGCATTGATTAACGCTCGAAACGTAATCTCATAGTTCGCCGCACTCAGCAAGAACTCTGCATGAAATGTACAATTACTTGCAAGTAGCTTCTGTTCAATACGCTGCAGAAGAAGACCCAGCTTGTCTCTCTTACATAGTTCCTCTCGACTCATTACTCCAAATTTAATAGGAGGATGGTCAGCTACCTGAAACGACCGATTAGATTCGATATAGATGTACTCCTCGCCACCCACGTCTGAATCTTGATTACAATAGGAAAGAAACGCGCGATTAAGCTCATCACTCGAAGATCCTATTTGTTTGGCAGAAACGAGTCCCGAATCTGTCCAAATCATATAGATACATGATTCTCCCTCAATCAGTTGCTCCCCCTCTATAGGAACTAATTTGTCCCATAAAGGTGTAAACTCATTAGATTGAAAGTAAACATTTAACTCGTTCATTGTTATCACCACCATAGACCAAGACTAATGTCCCGTTTTTTATGAATCTATGTATACAAATACCTTACTTAAGACCGATATAAACCCGTATCATTTGTTTAAACACAACTTTTTAGATGAAAAACGGAAATAGTTTAAATATTTAGTGAGAATATAGATTGATTATAATGTAATACCTTCCAAATTGCTATGACTATTTTCTCATATAGTGAGGCATCTCCTCATTCAGTCATTGACTTCTTACCCGAATCTAGATATAATCAAGTTTGTGTGAAATGAGACAGCCAAGGTAAGCTTAGTATAGATTGATTCTATTCCTCGAAGCGGCTGCGTATTTGAGGTGTACCGCGTAACTTCCTGCTGTCGAAGCGAAGGTGCATGAAAATAGAACGTCTAGTCTAGGAGATTGCCACGAGGTTGTTATTTTGCAACATTCAAAATAACAGGAGGATTCACCTTATGTCACGTTATACAGGTCCATCTTGGAAGTTATCCCGTCGTCTTGGGATTTCACTTACAGGAACAGGTAAAGAATTAGAAAAGCGTCCTTACGCTCCAGGTCAACACGGTCCAAACCAAAGAAAGAAACTTTCTGAGTACGGATTACAATTACAAGAAAAGCAAAAGCTTCGTCACATGTACGGAGTAAATGAGCGTCAATTCCGTCGCACATTTGATATTGCTGGTAAAATGAACGGAATCCACGGTGAGAACTTCATGGTCTTACTTGAGTCTCGTTTAGATAACCTTGTGTACCGTCTAGGTCTTGCTCGCACTCGTCGTGCAGCTCGTCAACTAGTTAACCACGGTCACGTTACTGTTGATGGTAAGCGCGTTGATATTCCTTCATACCGCGTAACACCAGGTCAACAAATTGGTCTTCGTGAAACTTCACAAAACCTATCTGCTGTTAAAGAAGCAATCGAAGTAAACAACTTCGTACCAGCTTACGTAACATTTGACGCAGAAAAACTTGAAGGTACGTTCACTCGTCTTCCAGAGCGCACTGAACTTCCTGCTGAAATCACTGAAGCTCTTATCGTTGAGTTCTACTCTCGTTAAGCTGCTAAAAAACCTCGACTTGTTATTCAACAAGTTGAGGTTTTTTTATACTAAAAACAGCAACCCTCATCAGGTTGCTGCCTCTCTCACACTATTCTTACAGCGTAATCTTCACAAACTTACGCTTCCCAACTTGCACGATTAATCCATCAGTAATGGTAACTTCCGTCTTAATGTCAGTAACTTTCTCTTCGTTCATCTTCACGCCACCGTTTTGAATCATACGACGAGCTTCTCCTTTTGATGGAAGGAGTCCAAGTTCTACTACTAGATCGATGATACCAATTTGTGCGTCTT comes from the Alkalihalobacillus sp. FSL W8-0930 genome and includes:
- a CDS encoding diguanylate cyclase, with protein sequence MNELNVYFQSNEFTPLWDKLVPIEGEQLIEGESCIYMIWTDSGLVSAKQIGSSSDELNRAFLSYCNQDSDVGGEEYIYIESNRSFQVADHPPIKFGVMSREELCKRDKLGLLLQRIEQKLLASNCTFHAEFLLSAANYEITFRALINALFNEQGKSLLPFECTLFEWTEDQLKHARGENAFSFEVLREAKQTIQNQLLAKGHATCMMVDSDDHCRYMVLPIIFEGQCAGCLISEIPKLRQEWVATFQNMALWLQPLLEKGYQAEHNEREAKKKDLLLEVTKKVHSTMDISEVLAKIVYAIKQTYPTFDVYLMLSHEWEVQEELPIKPFIYGSEGMHLKAEQAYLTGANQVERNHTQQILDLYMPLRGKQGIYGVLEIHATSLVPLPETEISFIEILADTGGNALENAELYQQSRDLIHDLKLINRATHQINSTLNLNDLTENMTHQIKDAFGAEEVGFLLFDRTEQSVIHQSGTPYLQSNQHELDLHSIIEQLVQKKDPIYIGDTGLHQDIKSGPFSSLLAIPMVHKDALHGAVFAFHQESYHFTFESFKLLQSLVHHSTLAFTNTLLHEELEKLVITDHLTNLHSRNYLEESMEESLLEHEKGTFLLIDIDDFKQINDSFGHQIGDEILKQVASIIQANIRETDVAARWGGEELAIYLPKVDLRVGTEIAKRIVKAVALQTSPAVTISCGVSHWDKSKSLSRSSECLFKSADTGLYKAKDEGKNRVMIELPRVAEG
- the rpsD gene encoding 30S ribosomal protein S4, coding for MSRYTGPSWKLSRRLGISLTGTGKELEKRPYAPGQHGPNQRKKLSEYGLQLQEKQKLRHMYGVNERQFRRTFDIAGKMNGIHGENFMVLLESRLDNLVYRLGLARTRRAARQLVNHGHVTVDGKRVDIPSYRVTPGQQIGLRETSQNLSAVKEAIEVNNFVPAYVTFDAEKLEGTFTRLPERTELPAEITEALIVEFYSR